The following are from one region of the Methylophilus sp. DW102 genome:
- a CDS encoding TetR family transcriptional regulator — protein MVRKTKEDAAITRQHIIDAARQMFLQKGVSRTSLEQIASHANVTRGAVYWHFQNKADLFHAMREEVYLPLIDRMDDTLLGNAEESNIDPLGRIRKHLENTVQILNDDTTTRATYEVMMTKCEYVDEFADVLKSILGNCSGLVHKMEQAYAKAQEIGQVGTQLSPQELAWDTHLFFSGLMHMWVKDTEGTLFRDRAMQLINTHINLRKK, from the coding sequence ATGGTACGTAAAACCAAAGAAGATGCCGCCATCACGCGCCAACACATTATTGATGCTGCGCGACAGATGTTTCTGCAAAAAGGGGTTAGCCGCACCAGCCTGGAACAGATTGCCTCCCATGCCAATGTTACGCGCGGCGCCGTCTATTGGCATTTCCAGAATAAGGCAGATTTGTTTCATGCCATGCGCGAAGAAGTGTATTTGCCGTTGATAGACCGCATGGATGACACCCTACTCGGGAACGCGGAAGAGTCCAATATTGATCCACTGGGCCGCATTCGCAAACACCTCGAAAACACCGTACAGATTCTTAATGACGACACCACCACGCGCGCAACTTATGAAGTCATGATGACCAAGTGTGAATACGTGGATGAGTTTGCCGATGTACTGAAATCTATTTTAGGTAACTGTAGCGGACTCGTGCACAAAATGGAACAGGCCTACGCCAAAGCACAGGAAATCGGCCAGGTCGGCACCCAGCTTAGTCCGCAAGAACTCGCCTGGGACACCCACCTGTTTTTCTCAGGCCTAATGCACATGTGGGTCAAAGACACCGAAGGAACGTTATTCCGCGACCGCGCCATGCAACTAATCAACACACACATTAATCTGCGTAAAAAATAA
- the dusB gene encoding tRNA dihydrouridine synthase DusB yields the protein MQIGPHQLKNNLVVAPMAGVTDRPFRMLCKKMGAGLAVSEMVTSNSLLYGSEKTKRRANHEGEVSPISVQIAGAEPAMMAEAAKHNVDNGAQIIDINMGCPAKKICNVMAGSALLRDEPLVSQILKAVVNAVDVPVTLKIRTGWDRQNKNAIQIARMAEDIGIQALTIHGRTRNDLYHGDAEYDTIAAVKQQIKIPLIANGDITTPEKAKFVLDYTQADAVMIGRAAQGRPWIFRETEHFLKTGEHMLPPTVDEIHQVMLEHLHDLYAFYGDLTGMRVARKHISWYTKGLSGSAAFRHNMNTLQTIELQLQAINDFFAELRAKNDRLVYAEETELDQEHPGTQELAA from the coding sequence ATGCAAATCGGACCGCATCAACTCAAGAACAACCTGGTGGTTGCCCCTATGGCGGGCGTGACCGACCGTCCTTTCCGCATGTTGTGCAAAAAAATGGGGGCAGGGCTGGCCGTCTCCGAAATGGTCACCTCCAATTCCTTATTGTATGGCAGTGAAAAAACCAAGCGCCGCGCCAACCATGAAGGCGAAGTCAGCCCGATCTCGGTACAAATTGCCGGCGCAGAACCGGCCATGATGGCCGAGGCCGCCAAACATAACGTCGACAATGGTGCACAAATCATCGACATCAACATGGGTTGCCCGGCCAAAAAAATCTGTAACGTCATGGCTGGGTCTGCCCTGCTGCGAGACGAACCGCTGGTGTCCCAAATCCTCAAGGCCGTGGTCAATGCGGTGGATGTGCCAGTCACCCTGAAAATCCGTACCGGCTGGGATAGACAAAATAAAAACGCCATCCAGATTGCCAGAATGGCAGAAGACATCGGCATTCAGGCGCTGACGATTCATGGCCGCACGCGTAATGACCTTTACCATGGCGACGCCGAATATGACACGATTGCCGCCGTCAAGCAGCAAATCAAGATTCCGCTGATTGCCAATGGCGATATCACCACGCCAGAAAAAGCCAAATTTGTGCTTGATTACACCCAGGCCGACGCCGTCATGATCGGCCGTGCAGCCCAAGGCCGCCCCTGGATCTTCCGCGAAACCGAGCACTTTCTGAAGACTGGCGAGCACATGCTGCCGCCGACCGTAGATGAAATTCACCAGGTGATGCTGGAGCACTTGCATGACTTATATGCTTTTTATGGTGACCTCACCGGCATGCGCGTCGCACGCAAGCATATTTCCTGGTATACCAAGGGCTTATCTGGCTCTGCGGCCTTCCGTCACAATATGAATACCTTGCAAACCATAGAATTACAATTACAAGCCATCAATGACTTCTTTGCCGAGCTCCGTGCGAAAAACGACCGTCTGGTCTACGCCGAGGAGACTGAACTGGATCAAGAACACCCAGGCACCCAGGAGCTCGCAGCCTAA
- a CDS encoding helix-turn-helix domain-containing protein has product MQTDSKLSLAVRESLDDYFMHLDGQPPHAIYEMVLGCVEKPMLEYVLNKVGGNQSKAADMLGINRNTLRKKMAAYGLE; this is encoded by the coding sequence ATGCAAACCGATAGTAAATTAAGTCTCGCGGTACGCGAGTCTCTGGACGACTATTTCATGCATCTGGATGGGCAACCGCCGCATGCGATTTACGAAATGGTGCTTGGCTGCGTGGAAAAGCCCATGCTGGAATACGTACTGAACAAAGTGGGCGGCAACCAGAGCAAAGCCGCCGACATGCTGGGCATTAACCGCAACACCCTAAGAAAAAAAATGGCCGCCTACGGCCTAGAATAA